Proteins co-encoded in one Bacillus sp. FSL H8-0547 genomic window:
- a CDS encoding WXG100 family type VII secretion target, which yields MNSEQVRALARVFQQASDSVKDQESKLVQETNEKAATWSGKARDKFDSAMDETKILFQRHSDNLYDISRELEAAADSVDRVREEIERQEELERMERILRLKKLDVQ from the coding sequence ATGAATTCTGAACAAGTCAGAGCTCTTGCAAGAGTTTTTCAGCAGGCATCTGATTCCGTCAAAGACCAGGAATCAAAGCTCGTGCAGGAAACAAACGAAAAAGCAGCAACATGGAGCGGCAAAGCCCGCGACAAATTCGATTCCGCCATGGACGAAACCAAAATCCTCTTCCAGCGCCACTCAGACAACCTGTACGACATCAGCCGCGAACTAGAAGCAGCAGCAGACTCCGTCGACCGCGTGCGCGAAGAGATTGAAAGACAGGAAGAATTAGAGAGAATGGAGCGCATATTGAGGCTGAAGAAGCTGGATGTGCAGTAA
- a CDS encoding glutamate-5-semialdehyde dehydrogenase: MMSIAALKPMTVEEQAITAKKAAKTLSMLTTEEKNEALRITANELERSYEEILKANEEDLSKGKEKAYDKAYMDRLALTQERVGDFAEGLRQVADLPDPTGDVLSERTLENGLKVEEVRVSLGVIGMIYEARPNVTADAAGLALKSGNSIVLKGGSSALSSNMKIVEVMHRALEKTKIPKEAVQFIASTDRAATQQLFTMKEHIDVLIPRGGASLIKAVVENATVPVLETGVGNCHIYVDNKADVEKALNIIINAKTDRPAVCNAAETLIVHKDWLKENSDQLAKAIKDHGITLHGDEMAADALPNVVPAGEEDWANEYLSLDLAVKTVGTLEEAIDHIDQYGTKHSEAIITEDRETADRFMQLVDAAALYHNASTRFTDGSALGFGAEIGISTQKLHARGPMGLPALTTVKFMMRGNGQIR; encoded by the coding sequence TTGATGAGTATTGCAGCTCTTAAACCGATGACGGTGGAAGAACAGGCAATCACAGCAAAAAAAGCAGCGAAAACGTTAAGCATGTTAACGACGGAAGAAAAGAACGAGGCTCTGAGAATCACGGCAAACGAGCTTGAGCGTTCTTATGAAGAAATTTTAAAAGCAAATGAGGAAGACCTCTCAAAAGGAAAAGAAAAAGCATATGACAAAGCCTACATGGACCGTCTTGCGCTTACACAGGAGCGCGTCGGCGACTTTGCAGAGGGGCTGCGGCAGGTTGCAGACCTTCCCGATCCAACAGGAGATGTCTTATCTGAAAGGACGCTTGAAAACGGGCTGAAGGTAGAAGAAGTTCGCGTTTCTCTCGGCGTTATCGGCATGATTTACGAGGCACGCCCAAACGTGACGGCAGATGCGGCAGGACTTGCGTTGAAATCAGGCAACTCCATTGTGCTTAAAGGCGGATCTTCCGCTCTCTCTTCTAATATGAAAATTGTAGAAGTCATGCACCGTGCACTTGAAAAAACAAAAATTCCTAAAGAAGCCGTTCAGTTCATTGCGTCGACAGACCGCGCTGCAACCCAGCAGCTCTTTACCATGAAAGAACATATTGACGTGCTGATTCCGCGCGGCGGAGCTTCTTTAATCAAAGCAGTTGTTGAAAATGCAACCGTGCCGGTGCTTGAAACAGGAGTTGGGAACTGCCATATTTACGTAGATAATAAGGCGGATGTGGAAAAAGCGCTGAACATTATAATCAATGCAAAAACAGATCGCCCGGCAGTATGCAATGCAGCCGAAACTCTTATTGTTCATAAAGACTGGCTGAAAGAAAACAGTGACCAGCTTGCAAAAGCTATAAAGGATCACGGTATCACTCTTCACGGAGATGAAATGGCTGCAGATGCTCTTCCGAATGTTGTTCCAGCCGGTGAAGAAGACTGGGCAAACGAATACTTGAGCCTTGATCTGGCAGTGAAAACGGTCGGAACTCTGGAAGAAGCCATTGATCACATCGATCAATACGGAACAAAGCATTCAGAGGCTATTATCACAGAAGACAGAGAAACAGCTGACCGGTTCATGCAGCTGGTCGATGCTGCCGCGCTTTATCACAATGCTTCAACCCGCTTCACAGACGGAAGCGCACTCGGATTCGGCGCTGAAATCGGCATCTCCACACAGAAGCTTCACGCACGCGGGCCGATGGGATTGCCGGCGCTGACAACAGTGAAGTTTATGATGAGAGGAAACGGCCAGATTCGATAG
- a CDS encoding DUF5381 family protein, producing the protein MNKNVEQYQPIKIKPSNGLRIWSGLATIGGTAACVFLIIQGLKFNSSYSILYLGTGLMFLPFMANLMFWGLPAYIPGKILFEITRGENGVIRSNNKSVPIREINDIEMVRNNFTLYNNIRISTTHGKTVYIKTYNVLMEYSFVEAIDNYAYPYMNPYAKEVWDRKVENNQYLKDMDYVRKNHKIDQ; encoded by the coding sequence TTGAATAAAAATGTGGAACAATATCAACCTATAAAAATCAAACCCTCTAATGGTTTGAGGATTTGGTCAGGTCTAGCTACAATAGGCGGAACTGCTGCCTGTGTATTTCTTATTATTCAAGGGTTAAAGTTCAATTCATCTTACTCTATTTTATACCTTGGTACAGGTCTCATGTTTTTACCATTCATGGCGAATCTGATGTTCTGGGGCCTTCCAGCTTATATCCCAGGTAAAATATTATTTGAGATTACTCGTGGGGAAAATGGCGTGATAAGATCAAACAACAAATCGGTTCCAATTAGAGAGATTAATGACATTGAGATGGTTCGAAATAACTTTACTTTATATAATAATATTCGAATTAGCACAACTCATGGAAAAACTGTTTATATCAAAACTTACAATGTTTTGATGGAATACTCCTTTGTAGAAGCGATTGATAACTATGCGTATCCTTATATGAATCCTTACGCCAAAGAAGTTTGGGACCGAAAAGTGGAAAATAATCAATATTTGAAAGATATGGATTATGTAAGGAAAAATCATAAAATCGACCAATAA
- a CDS encoding DUF5381 family protein — protein MSSQTSDVIRIRGPFLMYVWMFLFVFGGLISCVVLIYNGLKFESNYALIYLGGGLMFLPFFVYEAIWALPGFVPGKVLFRIFPGSKGKIVSKKAEVEFINIKNIDYKRNPINLFNEIYVETFDEKRIKFKTYNLLHEVNFYDIVDEHVYPHMEENARKIWDRKISNDQILKSMGYERRNHEI, from the coding sequence ATGTCTTCTCAAACATCAGATGTCATTAGAATAAGAGGTCCATTTCTCATGTATGTATGGATGTTTTTATTTGTATTTGGCGGATTAATATCTTGTGTTGTTCTAATATATAACGGATTAAAGTTTGAATCTAATTATGCTCTCATTTATTTGGGAGGCGGGCTAATGTTTTTGCCCTTCTTCGTTTACGAAGCGATATGGGCATTGCCGGGTTTTGTTCCTGGTAAGGTTTTATTTAGAATTTTCCCTGGCAGTAAAGGTAAAATTGTTTCAAAAAAAGCCGAAGTAGAATTTATTAACATAAAAAATATCGACTACAAAAGAAACCCCATTAATTTGTTTAACGAAATTTATGTGGAAACCTTTGATGAAAAAAGAATCAAGTTCAAAACATATAACCTTCTTCATGAAGTCAACTTTTATGACATTGTTGACGAACACGTCTACCCGCATATGGAGGAAAATGCAAGAAAAATATGGGATCGAAAAATTTCAAACGATCAAATTTTAAAGAGTATGGGTTACGAAAGAAGAAATCATGAGATATAA
- a CDS encoding carbohydrate binding domain-containing protein gives MKKTAALMLSFFMAIAGSVVHADNGTEKKGQGENVKKPKWELVWADEFNTSEIDSSKWDFDIGNWIVDENGNGIAPGWGNNEKEYYTDSKENAYTKDGKLILKAIKEQTTDQFGTYDYTSAKVKTKGLFSHKYGRYEMKAKLPTGKGIWPALWMLPEEDKYGTWAASGEIDIMESWGSKPNLVAGTIHYGEGWPNNKYTGKDYEFKDGSTTEDWHTYALEWEPGELRWYVDGEHYQTQNKWYSKGTGNAANFSYPAPFDQNFYLIMNLAVGGWFDGDPDASTFFPKQMEIDYVRVFDLKNGKYKTPTEPADEPAVLPADAKQPLSDGNYIYDAAFEQPITDVDSGDDLFSRDYWNFVHLPDFGGQGTITVDQNLAKITVANPGSQLYSLQLIQNLSLAEGGTYKVSFDAKSDSARNIMVKTGAGAERGWVKYSNEEVFALTEELKSYSYTFKMGNETDILSRLEFNLGGNGTSPVWIGNVRVEDISGEPLEENASKPMLSNGNHVYNGTFDQGNMDRLTYWNLHTEGAKANASVEEGTREARLDIKNGGKTPESVQFSQKGLQLVKGNEYTLTFKARAAKPRTIELNVSDQDGSIHYSQPTTIDLTTSMEENTIVFTMTEESDMEAQLLLNAGGSKEDVYLDDVVLLKTKDGNVDQNPLKNGDFSAGLAPWTSYIHYDADAGIAAENGEAKITVGNEGNEPWSVILQQENMKLSRNVTYEVSFKAKSSKPRELELTIENAQYTRFLGEKPTVIEEMQTYTYEFVMPSDETAALKFLMGKAAGSPIGEHEIVIDDVVLKVKQ, from the coding sequence TTGAAGAAAACCGCCGCTTTAATGCTTAGCTTCTTTATGGCCATTGCTGGCAGTGTTGTTCATGCAGACAATGGAACCGAAAAGAAAGGGCAGGGAGAAAACGTGAAGAAACCCAAGTGGGAGCTTGTATGGGCAGATGAATTTAACACCAGTGAAATTGACAGTAGTAAATGGGACTTTGATATCGGCAACTGGATTGTAGATGAAAATGGAAACGGAATTGCGCCGGGCTGGGGAAATAATGAAAAAGAGTATTATACGGACTCTAAAGAAAACGCTTACACAAAAGATGGAAAGCTCATTTTAAAAGCAATAAAAGAGCAGACCACAGATCAGTTCGGCACATACGACTATACGTCGGCTAAAGTAAAAACAAAAGGACTCTTCAGCCATAAATATGGACGCTATGAAATGAAGGCAAAGCTTCCTACTGGAAAAGGAATATGGCCTGCGCTCTGGATGCTTCCTGAAGAAGATAAATACGGTACATGGGCAGCTTCCGGGGAAATCGACATTATGGAATCATGGGGAAGCAAGCCAAACCTTGTAGCCGGTACGATTCACTACGGGGAAGGATGGCCGAACAACAAATATACAGGCAAAGATTATGAATTTAAGGATGGCTCGACAACGGAAGACTGGCATACGTATGCGCTTGAATGGGAACCCGGTGAACTGCGCTGGTACGTGGACGGTGAGCATTATCAAACACAGAACAAATGGTACTCAAAAGGGACCGGAAACGCTGCGAATTTCAGTTATCCTGCACCCTTTGATCAGAACTTTTACTTAATCATGAACCTGGCCGTTGGCGGTTGGTTTGACGGGGACCCGGATGCATCAACTTTTTTTCCGAAGCAAATGGAAATTGATTATGTGCGCGTCTTTGATCTGAAAAACGGCAAGTATAAGACACCGACAGAGCCTGCTGATGAACCTGCTGTACTTCCGGCTGATGCGAAACAGCCTTTAAGCGACGGCAATTATATTTACGATGCAGCATTTGAGCAGCCTATTACCGATGTGGATTCTGGAGACGATCTTTTCAGCCGCGATTATTGGAACTTTGTCCATCTTCCTGATTTTGGAGGACAGGGCACCATTACAGTGGATCAGAATTTAGCGAAGATAACGGTCGCAAACCCGGGAAGTCAGCTCTATTCGCTGCAGCTGATTCAGAATCTTTCTCTCGCCGAGGGCGGCACATACAAAGTGAGCTTTGATGCAAAGTCTGATTCAGCCAGAAATATCATGGTGAAAACGGGTGCCGGCGCTGAAAGAGGCTGGGTAAAGTACTCGAATGAAGAAGTTTTCGCACTTACGGAAGAGCTGAAATCTTACTCTTATACCTTTAAGATGGGCAATGAAACAGACATCCTGTCCAGGCTGGAATTTAATCTCGGCGGAAACGGCACAAGTCCAGTATGGATTGGAAATGTGCGCGTGGAGGATATATCAGGAGAGCCTCTTGAAGAAAATGCTTCAAAACCAATGCTTTCCAATGGAAATCATGTTTACAACGGAACCTTCGACCAGGGAAACATGGACAGGCTGACGTACTGGAACCTTCATACAGAAGGGGCAAAAGCAAATGCAAGCGTTGAAGAGGGGACTAGAGAAGCGCGATTGGACATCAAGAACGGCGGAAAAACACCGGAGTCTGTTCAGTTTTCGCAAAAAGGCCTTCAGCTTGTAAAGGGAAATGAATATACCCTGACGTTTAAAGCAAGAGCTGCAAAACCAAGAACAATCGAACTGAACGTGAGTGATCAGGATGGCAGCATCCATTATTCACAGCCGACAACAATCGATCTGACAACTTCTATGGAAGAAAATACAATTGTCTTCACGATGACTGAAGAAAGTGACATGGAAGCACAGCTTCTTCTGAACGCTGGAGGATCAAAAGAGGATGTGTACCTCGATGATGTCGTTCTCTTAAAAACGAAAGACGGCAACGTGGATCAAAATCCTTTGAAAAACGGAGATTTCAGTGCAGGTTTAGCACCATGGACCTCTTACATCCATTACGATGCAGATGCAGGCATAGCAGCTGAAAACGGTGAAGCGAAGATCACGGTAGGTAACGAAGGAAATGAACCTTGGAGCGTCATTCTTCAGCAGGAAAATATGAAGCTGTCCAGGAACGTAACGTACGAGGTTTCCTTTAAAGCAAAATCAAGCAAGCCAAGAGAACTGGAATTGACGATTGAAAACGCCCAGTATACCCGCTTCCTCGGAGAAAAGCCTACCGTTATAGAAGAGATGCAGACATATACTTATGAGTTCGTCATGCCTTCCGACGAAACAGCTGCATTAAAATTCCTGATGGGAAAAGCAGCCGGATCACCGATTGGAGAGCATGAAATAGTGATTGATGATGTGGTCCTTAAAGTAAAGCAATAA
- the proC gene encoding pyrroline-5-carboxylate reductase, producing MLREKRVAFLGAGSMAESMIAGIVQKEIIPADQLYVTNRSNQLRLQEMNAKYGIQALTKDALPYGEIDLFILAMKPQGAADALGELKDKIRPDQVVISVLAGISTEFMEDHLKDGQQTVRVMSNTSSMIQESATALSPGRHTDMDSVLHVKELLSCMGKVFLIEESQMDIFTGLAGSGPAYFYYLMEHMEKAGVEKGMDEHMVREIVAQTILGAAKMILSNDEAPSSLREKVTSPNGTTASGLEALRKNNGGKAISEAVYHAAKRSKELNEEMAGALVTS from the coding sequence ATGCTTAGAGAAAAAAGAGTAGCGTTTTTAGGTGCGGGATCGATGGCAGAATCGATGATCGCTGGAATAGTACAGAAAGAAATTATTCCTGCTGATCAGCTGTATGTGACAAACAGAAGCAATCAGTTGAGGCTTCAGGAGATGAATGCAAAGTATGGTATTCAGGCGCTGACTAAAGACGCACTGCCATATGGCGAAATTGATTTATTTATTCTCGCAATGAAACCCCAGGGTGCAGCGGATGCACTCGGTGAACTGAAAGACAAAATAAGGCCGGATCAAGTGGTGATCTCCGTTTTAGCCGGAATTTCGACTGAATTCATGGAAGATCACTTGAAGGACGGACAGCAAACGGTTCGTGTCATGTCCAATACGTCAAGCATGATTCAGGAATCTGCGACCGCCTTGAGTCCGGGCAGGCATACAGACATGGACAGCGTTCTGCATGTAAAAGAACTGCTGAGCTGTATGGGGAAAGTATTTTTAATAGAAGAAAGCCAGATGGATATTTTCACAGGTCTTGCAGGAAGCGGACCCGCCTATTTCTACTATTTAATGGAGCACATGGAGAAAGCAGGCGTCGAGAAGGGCATGGACGAACACATGGTGCGCGAAATTGTTGCCCAGACGATTCTCGGTGCAGCCAAAATGATTCTTTCAAATGATGAAGCACCGTCAAGCTTGAGAGAAAAAGTAACTTCTCCAAATGGAACGACGGCATCAGGGCTTGAAGCATTGCGCAAAAACAATGGAGGAAAAGCCATTTCCGAAGCAGTCTATCATGCTGCAAAACGTTCAAAAGAGCTGAACGAAGAAATGGCCGGAGCGTTGGTGACGTCTTAG
- the proB gene encoding glutamate 5-kinase yields MVNEEEKQIKRVVIKIGSSSLTSMHGEVSRRKLEKLADQIVELKDAGYETVVVSSGAVAAGYRKLGCINRPSDLPEKQAAASIGQGLLMESYSELFLSHGYVASQLLITRGDFSDETRYGNMKNTMEVLLQRGIIPIVNENDTITVDRLKFGDNDTLSAKVAALIGADLLIILSDIDGLYDDNPNSNPNAKLLEKVDAITPEIEAAAGGSGSAVGTGGMKSKIAAFKIAMASGIQSFLGKSSTRDILMDAVNGKAKGTYFEPKANAFNLDRKKQWIAFHSGPEGKVMISNEAKAAIIDKRRDIYALDIQEVKGRFNGGAVVTILDEDEEEFGLGRINFSTEQLKDVKENNESAAAIDQETFVCSLDFSMKVPS; encoded by the coding sequence ATGGTAAACGAAGAAGAGAAACAGATAAAAAGAGTTGTTATTAAGATTGGAAGCAGTTCACTGACAAGCATGCACGGCGAAGTCAGCCGCAGAAAGCTTGAAAAGCTTGCAGACCAGATTGTTGAACTGAAAGATGCAGGCTATGAAACCGTCGTTGTGTCATCAGGAGCTGTTGCGGCAGGCTACAGAAAGCTTGGCTGCATTAACCGGCCATCAGACCTTCCGGAAAAGCAGGCAGCCGCTTCAATCGGACAGGGACTGCTGATGGAATCTTATTCAGAGCTCTTTTTATCTCACGGATATGTCGCTTCCCAGCTCTTAATCACAAGAGGCGACTTTTCAGATGAAACACGCTACGGAAACATGAAAAACACGATGGAAGTGCTGCTTCAGCGCGGAATCATTCCAATTGTGAATGAAAATGACACAATCACAGTCGACCGTCTGAAATTCGGAGACAATGATACTCTTTCAGCTAAAGTTGCCGCTCTCATCGGAGCTGATCTGCTGATTATTTTATCCGACATCGACGGACTCTATGATGATAATCCGAACAGCAATCCAAATGCGAAGCTGCTTGAAAAAGTGGATGCCATCACGCCTGAGATTGAAGCGGCAGCCGGCGGTTCGGGAAGTGCAGTCGGTACGGGCGGCATGAAATCCAAGATTGCCGCATTTAAGATTGCCATGGCTTCAGGTATCCAGTCATTCCTTGGGAAATCCAGCACAAGAGATATTTTAATGGATGCTGTAAACGGAAAGGCGAAAGGAACGTATTTTGAACCGAAAGCCAATGCCTTTAACCTTGACCGCAAGAAACAATGGATTGCGTTCCACTCAGGTCCGGAAGGCAAAGTGATGATTTCGAATGAAGCAAAAGCAGCCATTATTGATAAACGGAGAGATATTTACGCGCTTGATATTCAGGAAGTGAAAGGACGATTTAACGGCGGGGCAGTTGTCACGATTTTGGATGAAGACGAAGAAGAATTCGGCCTTGGCCGCATCAATTTTTCTACAGAGCAGCTTAAAGATGTGAAGGAAAACAATGAATCGGCCGCAGCGATTGATCAGGAGACGTTTGTCTGCTCTCTGGATTTCTCGATGAAGGTGCCGAGTTAA
- a CDS encoding DUF5381 family protein — MNLLNLEKNLNSILVKGSKFMYVWMLLATFGGLAVCMFLIVNGLKFDSKYSFFYLGGGIVLSPVFLYLTTWSLPGFIPGKVLLKLTEGPNGSVESKHKKIPFTSIKNIRFARNPLNLINDIVIETYDGKTAKIRTYNQLDDTDFAVLVDQYIYPYMNQDAKAVWDRHVNLNQLYIDAKYERKME; from the coding sequence ATGAACTTGCTCAATCTGGAAAAAAATCTTAACTCAATCCTCGTCAAAGGCTCCAAATTCATGTATGTCTGGATGCTACTTGCAACGTTCGGCGGTCTTGCAGTATGCATGTTTCTCATAGTGAATGGCTTAAAATTTGATTCGAAGTACTCGTTCTTCTACCTTGGAGGAGGCATAGTGCTGTCTCCTGTCTTTCTGTATCTGACAACTTGGTCGCTTCCCGGCTTTATACCAGGGAAGGTTCTTTTGAAATTGACTGAGGGTCCGAATGGGAGTGTGGAAAGTAAACATAAGAAAATCCCATTTACAAGTATAAAAAATATTCGCTTCGCAAGGAATCCCCTTAACCTGATCAATGACATTGTCATTGAAACGTATGATGGAAAGACCGCAAAAATCAGGACATACAATCAGCTTGATGATACTGACTTTGCTGTTTTAGTTGACCAATATATCTACCCATACATGAATCAGGATGCTAAAGCAGTATGGGACCGGCATGTAAATTTAAATCAGCTGTACATAGATGCAAAGTATGAAAGGAAAATGGAGTAA
- the gvpA gene encoding gas vesicle structural protein GvpA, giving the protein MSIQKSTDSSSLAEVIDRILDKGIVIDAFVRVSLVGIEILTVEARVVIASVDTWLRYAEAVGLLRDEVEEEGLKSQKNERGNQSAFTF; this is encoded by the coding sequence GTGAGTATTCAAAAAAGTACGGACAGTTCCAGTTTGGCTGAAGTGATAGACCGGATTCTTGATAAAGGGATCGTCATTGATGCATTTGTCAGAGTGTCGCTTGTGGGAATCGAGATTTTAACAGTAGAAGCGAGGGTTGTCATCGCGAGTGTCGATACATGGCTTCGCTATGCAGAAGCTGTTGGTCTTCTTCGGGATGAAGTGGAGGAAGAGGGTCTTAAGAGCCAAAAGAATGAGCGAGGCAACCAGTCAGCTTTTACATTTTAA
- a CDS encoding DUF5381 family protein — MLNFRESGKEIYIKGSKFYYGILAAFLVGGLLGTGYLIIEGLKFSSAFSFVWMIGGFIFFPVFCYLFLWFLPGMIPGRTLVTLTQGPGGSLRSKKGDIPFEAIKLIELRRNGLTLVNSMYIETFDGKSFRIPTYDLIDDTDFSILVDQYIYPYMNQDAKKVWDRHVNLSKLFDEVGYERKAVQ; from the coding sequence TTGCTCAATTTCAGAGAATCCGGCAAGGAAATATACATCAAAGGAAGCAAGTTTTATTATGGCATCCTGGCAGCCTTCTTAGTAGGAGGTTTACTTGGAACAGGATATTTAATTATTGAGGGGCTGAAGTTCAGTTCGGCTTTCTCGTTTGTATGGATGATTGGAGGATTTATCTTTTTCCCTGTTTTTTGTTATCTGTTCCTGTGGTTCCTCCCTGGAATGATTCCCGGAAGAACACTGGTAACATTAACGCAAGGACCAGGAGGCTCTTTGCGTTCTAAAAAAGGAGATATCCCTTTTGAAGCAATAAAATTAATTGAATTGCGTCGGAATGGCCTGACGTTGGTAAACAGTATGTACATTGAAACCTTTGATGGAAAATCATTTCGAATTCCCACTTATGATCTGATTGATGATACTGATTTCTCTATCTTAGTAGATCAGTATATATATCCTTATATGAATCAGGATGCCAAAAAAGTTTGGGATCGACATGTGAACCTAAGCAAGCTGTTTGATGAAGTTGGATACGAGAGAAAAGCAGTGCAGTGA
- a CDS encoding DUF5381 family protein, with amino-acid sequence MVSTSAIKIRPLNFLRVWSGLFTMGGTAACAFLAWQGIKFSSAYSLIYLGTGLFLFPYFANMAFWGLPAYIPGKVLFEIIPGEDGLVKYKKNTIPIKEIKEIELARNILTLFNNIRITTTNGKTHYIKTYNVISEITFVKNFDNYVFPYMNPLAKEVWNRKMENSQFLEDVRYVRKNHTS; translated from the coding sequence ATGGTTTCAACATCTGCAATTAAAATTCGTCCGTTGAACTTTTTGAGGGTATGGTCAGGGCTTTTTACCATGGGGGGAACTGCCGCATGTGCCTTTCTTGCATGGCAAGGAATAAAGTTTAGTTCTGCTTACTCTCTAATTTATCTAGGCACAGGACTTTTCCTGTTTCCGTATTTTGCTAACATGGCGTTCTGGGGCCTTCCTGCATACATTCCCGGAAAAGTATTATTTGAGATTATTCCGGGTGAAGATGGGTTAGTAAAATATAAGAAAAATACAATTCCCATCAAAGAGATAAAAGAAATTGAGTTGGCCAGAAATATACTCACTTTATTTAACAATATTCGTATTACAACAACAAACGGAAAAACTCATTACATTAAAACCTATAACGTAATTAGTGAAATAACCTTCGTCAAAAACTTTGATAATTATGTTTTTCCGTATATGAATCCCCTTGCTAAAGAGGTTTGGAATCGAAAAATGGAAAACAGCCAGTTTTTAGAAGATGTGAGGTATGTAAGAAAAAATCATACAAGCTGA
- a CDS encoding DUF5381 family protein gives MHHHPESEVKIKPSTFMRVWSGLFTIGGTAVCLFLIFQGFQFSSAYSILYIGAGVIFLPIMSYLTFWGLPGFLPGKVLFSIYPGRDGTLASKKFSINLSDIQDIDLERNRFTLYNNVAVKTTSGKKYVIKTYIVLNDFTFYERIDEFVYPYMNLEAKKTWDHKVSNHDLLKSLKFERKHGL, from the coding sequence GTGCACCATCATCCTGAATCAGAAGTGAAAATCAAACCCTCCACCTTCATGCGTGTTTGGTCAGGGCTGTTCACAATCGGCGGGACAGCCGTCTGCCTTTTCTTAATCTTCCAGGGGTTTCAGTTTAGCTCAGCCTATTCCATCTTGTATATTGGGGCAGGTGTGATCTTTCTTCCAATTATGAGCTATTTGACCTTCTGGGGTCTGCCTGGTTTTTTGCCCGGAAAAGTCCTCTTCAGCATATATCCTGGAAGAGACGGCACTCTTGCTTCAAAAAAATTCTCCATTAACCTATCTGACATACAGGATATTGATTTAGAGCGTAACCGGTTTACTTTATACAATAATGTAGCAGTGAAAACAACAAGCGGAAAAAAATATGTCATCAAAACTTACATTGTACTGAATGATTTTACCTTCTATGAAAGGATAGACGAATTTGTTTATCCCTATATGAATCTGGAAGCTAAAAAAACATGGGACCATAAGGTCAGCAATCACGATCTGCTGAAGAGTTTGAAGTTTGAACGGAAGCATGGTTTATAA
- a CDS encoding YtxH domain-containing protein: MAKETKEKMENQEETEQQNQSEEQDDRQQNQINMAILGGVVGAGIGLLSSPETSKKVFGSLSQSEIVRSAGKELRRTAQEIIAEQAMAALRQTATGYLDKGNITSLLVPKKKRDKESNSEKDSGGENELNSSQYNELKEENKNMNDQLQRIEEMLNQLIEAKK; encoded by the coding sequence ATGGCTAAAGAGACAAAAGAGAAAATGGAAAACCAGGAAGAAACGGAACAGCAGAATCAAAGCGAAGAGCAGGATGACAGGCAGCAGAATCAAATTAATATGGCGATTCTCGGCGGTGTCGTTGGAGCGGGAATCGGGCTGCTTTCAAGTCCTGAAACGAGCAAAAAAGTGTTCGGAAGCCTCAGCCAGTCCGAGATTGTAAGATCGGCAGGCAAGGAGCTCAGAAGAACAGCACAGGAAATTATTGCAGAACAGGCGATGGCAGCGCTTCGCCAGACGGCAACGGGATATTTGGACAAAGGCAACATTACGAGCCTTTTGGTCCCTAAGAAGAAGAGAGACAAAGAATCAAATTCAGAAAAGGATTCAGGCGGCGAGAATGAATTGAATTCTTCTCAATATAATGAGCTGAAAGAAGAGAACAAGAATATGAACGACCAGCTGCAGCGGATTGAAGAGATGCTGAATCAGCTGATAGAGGCCAAGAAATAG